The genomic DNA CGCCCTCCCCATCTTGACGTAGCGGTCCATTGCGTTCGCTTCCACAGAGATCAGGATATCCAGCGCACCCCGGATCGACTTCCCCCGTACACGGGCCAGCGTGGAATCGACGCGGGACCCGTCCTCCAGGAAGTCGCCGGCGGCAATCCCTTCCGGCGGGGCGAGTGGGCCTGCCTTCCGCGTCACGCGCGCGTGCAGCTCCGCCAGCGTCGCTTTGTGATTTTCCTCCGCCCGCACCAGGGAACGGAACAGCGATGCCGCGGCGCCTTCCCCCGCGTCCGCGGAGAGGCGTTCGTAGAAGGCGCGGTTCCCTTCCTCGAGGGCCCAGGACAGGGAGATCAGCTCTTCGGCCCCCGAGGCGCGGGAGAAGTAGACGAGTCCCTCCTCGTACCCCCCTTCCGCGACGAGACCGTTCCACGCATTGATCCCGCCGGACATGCTGGACACCGGCGAGAAGCCGGCCTCTTCGAGGATCGACGCCGCGGCGCGGCTCCGGACGCCGGCCCCGCAGTACGTGATGGTCGGCCGGGACCGGTCGAGCTCGCCCAGGCGGTTCGGGATCTCGGCCAACGGCATGAGAACGGCCCCCGGCAGGTGGCCGGCTTCGTATTCGTGTGGCTGGCGGACGTCCACGAGGTTCAGGGAGTCCGCGCTCCGGTTCCGGAGGAAGTCGCGTACCTCCTCCGCGGTCATCGTGGAAACGGGCTTGAAGTAGTCGAACAGTCCCACGGCGCTCCTCCTTGAAGAACCGGATGTTTCCGCATGCCGTCCATTATACTTGGCAGGAGGGGGAATAATTTTCCCAATGTGAGGACGGCATTTCCGGGCGGGCGGAATTTTATAAAAACAATAAACGTAAAATCGGATAGTTGCATCATAAAGGTGATGGAACACCTTTTGCGAGGCCCCATAGGGCGGTCTTTGTGCGCGGGAGGCGCGGAAAGCGGTTTTCGAAAGGGGCGCAGGTGATCGGGGGCATTGTATCGACGAGGGGTGTCCGGGAACGGACGGGCGCCCTTGCCTTGAAGGCCCGGCGTGGCTCCGCATCACCCGCGCGCGCTCCCGAGGCGGAAGATTTTTCCGGAGCGGTCCGGGACCGCGATTTCCGCCTGGAAATCTCCCTCAACGATTTCGGTCTGGAGAAGGCTTACGGAAGGTTCCTCAGAGACAGGCTCTATCTTGTCTGCATCCCCCCCGTTTCGGGCGGCCTCGTCGATCTCTACGTCTGATTCCGCGCGGTCCCTTCCGCGGTAAATAGCTGTAATCACTTGATAAATAAAGGCATTCCAAAGGCTTGACGCCGGGGTCGGGCGGGCGGGACAATGTAGAAATGCGGGAAAGGAACGGGTTCCGGTACATCATCAAGGTGTTCGAGGCGCAGTGGGACCGTCTGCACGACGAGACCGTCAAGCCGTTCTTCGAGCAGCTCAAGCGGGACACCGAGGAGTGCTACGCCCGCCGGAACGGGTACAAGCGCGACCGCCCCGGCCACGACGCGCTGTTCAGCTATATCGTTTTCCAGAACGCGGAGGGGTTGAAATCGGCGCTGTACGGCCACGACCAGGGAGCCGACAACCGGGCGAAGATCGCTTATTTCGCATGCCACGGGAAGC from Thermodesulfobacteriota bacterium includes the following:
- a CDS encoding rhodanese-like domain-containing protein, whose protein sequence is MGLFDYFKPVSTMTAEEVRDFLRNRSADSLNLVDVRQPHEYEAGHLPGAVLMPLAEIPNRLGELDRSRPTITYCGAGVRSRAAASILEEAGFSPVSSMSGGINAWNGLVAEGGYEEGLVYFSRASGAEELISLSWALEEGNRAFYERLSADAGEGAAASLFRSLVRAEENHKATLAELHARVTRKAGPLAPPEGIAAGDFLEDGSRVDSTLARVRGKSIRGALDILISVEANAMDRYVKMGRAVSDADSRKVFLTLAEEERAHLQKLSDLLERMPPG